Sequence from the Streptomyces sp. R33 genome:
GAGCGGCCATAGCCGTCCGTAGCGATCCGCGAGGTAGGTCTGGATGGCGTCGGCGACTTCAGCGAGTACCCCGACAGGATCGAACGATTGGATGGCCGACCCAGCCACCGTCACGATCCCCCCGGGAAAATCGGTCGACGGATGGATGAATTCCGGTCGGGTATCGATGCGGAGGTCCGTCTCCCGCTCTATGGATCCAGTCAACGGCAGAAGCACGTCTAGGACGGACCGCGCCTTCCGTTCGAACGCGATCCGCGCGAATCGGTGTGCAGGCAGGTCCCCGTGCTCGTGGTAGACGTCCCGAATCCAGTCGACCCGCCCGCTCTGGACGACTTCCCAGCCCAGTTCGCCTTCGACGCGTTTCAGCCACTGCTCGAAGGCCTGTTCGTGGCGGCGCTCGAGCTCGCTGTCAGCCAATGTGATTCTCCACCTCTCGATGATAAACGAGTCGGCTGACCCGGCCGGATGCTCCGGCCGGGCCAGCCGACGTGGTACGACGCCGCGCGATCCGAGGAGAAAGCGAGGCGAGGGTTCCCTGTGGAGTCGCCAGGGCGGCTCAGCAGGGATCAGCGCGTCTCAGTGCGGGTGGTTAGCGGTAGCTGCCTCCGCCACCGAAATTCTGGAACCGGTCCCACCAATATCTGGTGTAGCCGAACCTGGCGATGCCCTGGGCATGGAACTGTACGGAGTCACCCGGATCGTTCCAGCACGTGAAGCCCCAACAGCTGTGCTTGCCTCGGGCTCCGTTGCCATACCAGTACCCGTGGAAGTTGTACCAGCCCACTTCAGTGTGGTTGTAGCTGCTGGAAGTAACCCTGTGCCCGCCGACTGACAGCTCCCAGCGCCAGCCGGCTTCGATAGAGGCGCCGCTCCAAGCCCTGCGGAACCACATGTCCCACTGCAGCGAGCACTTGTGCGACGAGCTCTCGCAGATGCGGCGCATACGGACGCAGTTGAAGGAGTTGCAGTCCGTCTGGACGCGCTCCATCAGGTAGGTGCCGCCCAGGTCGAACTTGTTACGCGGGTCGGCGCAGGCGTACTCGTACCGGTTGCAGCTGCCGCCCGCGATCGGGTCGATCGACAGGAAGCGGCCGACGGCCGGGCTGTAGAGCCGGACGCCCATGAGGGTGAGTCCGCCGGCGGTCTCGGTGGAGCGCTGGTTGGCGCCCAGCCAGCCATAGCGGGTGGCCGCCTGGTCGGCCCGGGCGTTGCCGTACTCGTCGTGGTCGAGGGCAACGGGGGCCTGGCCCGCGTCCAGGGGCAGCTGCAGGGCCACGTCGCCGTGGACGTTGGTCAGCTGCAGGACGATGCTTCCGCTCTTGCCCGTGGTGGCCGCGAGTCCTCCCGCGATGCCGTCGACGTTGCGGGTCAGGGCGCCGGTGGAGACGTTCTCCACGATCCACCGGGGATTGTCGCCGTCTGCGGAGTAGTGGTTGAGCTTGGACGCGGTCTGGGTCCACGTCGAGCCGTTGTTCGTCTCCACCGTCCAGGAACGGAACCGCAGGGCGGGATCGAGCGCCCAGGTCTGACGAGTGCCGTTCACCGTCTGCTGGTACGCGAGGTCGTTGGCGTAGTAGCCGAGCGTGCTGCCGGGCAGAGCCGTGGTGCGGCCGAACGCGTCGTAGGTGTACCCGGTGTCGACCAGCCGGTCGGCGCTGTCGTGGGTGCTGTTGGTGGTGGTGCCTCCAGTGGTGGGGCAGCCCGCTCCGGGGGCCCCGGTGGCAGTGGTCAGGGACTTGCGGTTGGCGCGTGCGTCAAAGGTGTAGCCGCGGCGCGTGCACAGGGTGTCGGAGGTGTCGTCGACACCGGTCAGGCGGCCGATGTTGTCGTAGCGGTAGTCCTGGGTGGACCAGCCCGCGTGGGATGCGGCCTGGCCGTGGACCGTCTCGGTCACCGTGTCGGAGTAGACGGCGGTTCCGTCGCTGTCACGGGTATAGGTGCGGGCCACGGCTGCCCCGGTCGGGTCCTGCCTGACCGTGGCCGTGTACCCGCCGGGCAACTTCTCGGTGGCCACGGAGCCGTTCGGTCCGTAGACGGCCTGGAAGGTACCGGCGACGGAGTCGGAGACCGCAGTCGGCAGGCCGCGAGGCTCGGCGGTGTGGTCGTAGGTGTACGTGACCGTCGAGGGCGCGCTGTCGGCGACCTTGACCGGCCGGTTGAGCAGGTCGTACTCGGTGGTGGTGACGCCGCCGTCGGCGTCGGTGTAGGAGATGAGGCGGCCGAGCTTGTCAAACGCCTTGGTGACCGACCCACCGGTCGCCGAGGTGGTCTTCACGGCCCGGCCGGTGACCGGGTCGTATTCGGTGGTGATGTCCGGGACCGCCTGGCCGACCCCGCCGGTGATGGCGACCTTGGTCGCGCGGCCGGCGCCGTCGAAGGTGGTGGTCGAGGTCCGGGTGGAGCCGTTCGCCGTGTCGATGGTCTTGGCCGGATTGCCGTACCAGTCGTACTCGGTGGTCGTGGTCGGCAGTTGGGTGGGCTGGGAGCCGCTGCCCGTCACCGTGCCGGCCGGTCCGGTGGAGCACACCTGGTCGGCCCACTCGGGGCGGCCCTGGCAGGTGCCGGAACCGGTCGCGGACCAGTAAGCGGTCACTCGGGTCGCGGCGTCCGTGCCGGTGGCACCGGGCAGGAGCTGCTTAGTGACGCGGCCCTGGGCGTCGTACTCCGTGGTCTCGGTGATCGCGAGCCCGCCCGGGTCCTTGATCGTCTGGATGGGCAGGCCCTTGGCCCAGTCGTACACGGTCTCTACCGCGCGCGTCTCGCCCTGCACGGTCGGGTACTCACGCACCTGCGCACCGGTGGTTACCTTCGTGACCTGGTCGCTGACCTTCGCGGTGCCGTTCGTGGGCCGGCCCGCGTCGTACTCGGTGACGGTCCAGGAGCGCGCGGTCACCGAGGAGCCGACGGGGACGAGCACCGTGGTGCCTGACTTCAGGTCGGCGGTCAGGTCGATCCGGCGCAGCGGACCGAACTCCTCCAACTGGCGGGTGCCGGCGTCGTTATAGACCGTGCGGTTGGCCAGCAAGTCGGCCCGCTCAGCCGTGGTGAGCCCTTCGATGCCGAGGTCGGCGCGGGTGGCCTGTGCTGTGGAGTCGCTGCCGAGGGCGATGGCCCGATTGCCGGCGCTGAGTTCACGGACCGGGTTGCCGAAGCGGTCGTACTCGGTGGTCGAGATATAGCCGCCGGGGGCGGCGAGGTTGGACTCCCGGCCGGAGACTCCCATGTAGTGCACGGTGGCCCGCTTGTAGGCGGCTGCCGTCAAGGAACCGCCGTCGTTGGACGCCGGGACGGCGTCCGCGGGGAAGACCGCGGTGGCGTCGGTCGGGGCGTCGAGCTGCCCCCAGGCCTTCACGTCGGCGGTGCCCATACCGTAGGGCGCGGCGGGGCCGGTCAGCGGTACGTCGTAGACCACGGCGGTTGCCGCGGTGCCTTCCTCGACGTCGGCGGTGGCCTGCTTCAGGCCGGACCGGGCCGCCTTGAGGAGCATTCCGTCTCCGGCGGTGGAGGTGTTGCCGGCCTTGCCGTAGGTGAAGGTCCACGGCAGTTCACCGGGCGGGGTCAGCCGGGTGACATGGCCTGCGGAGTCGTACTCGTAGGCGGTCTTCAGCGTCGGAGTGATCTGCGGGTTCCATGCTTCGCGGAGCCGCCCGGAGCTGTCGTACGCGTAAGCGGCGACCTCCTGGGCGGTGGACGCGTTGGCGCCGGGCGCGGTGGCCCACAGGCGGACGCTCTTCACCTGGCCGAGGACGTCACCGAGGGTGAAGGTGGTGGCGGTGGTGGAGGCGGGGTAGACGAACTCCAGCATCCGGCAGCCTTTGGTCGCCGGCGTGGCGGCGCAGGTGGCGGCCTGGGCCGCCGAGGTGGGCGCGATGATCCACTGCGGGAAGGCGACGGCCTTGCCCTGGTAGGTGGTCTTGCCTGAGACGATCTTGGTCTCGGTGTTCGTCAGTCCGTCCCGCAGGGTCGAGGACACCTGCCAGGTCGGCACCGCGGGATCGGGCTTGGTGAAGGCCGTCACCGTGCCCTGGCTGTCGGACAGGGTGAAGGTCCCGGTGACGCTGCCCGTGAGGACGAGACCCTCCGCGCCCGGCTCGGGGATCCAGCCGTTCTTCGCCGCGTTGGCGGTGAAGTGCAGTTCGTCGCCCTTGGAGTCGATCACGGCAACCGAGGTGTCGGAGATCCGCCGGATGTGCGAGTAGTCGGCGGTGCCGACCTCGGCGACCGTGCCGGCCACCCATTCCTTGCCGAAGATGGGCGCCTGTCCCTCCTGCGTGGCGCCCTTGTCCGGGGTGCGGGAGGAGGCGGTGCGGGAGACGGAGAGGCCGAAGGCCGAGGCGTCATCGGCGGATAGACCGAAGTTGCCGGTGAGCAGGTTCACCGAGCCGGGTCCGGCCTCGGAGGACGTCGCGCCGGAGGCGTTGCGGTCCACGACCGCGGTCAGCGGCTCCGTCGCTCCGGTGGCCGCGTTGGGTCCGGTGAAGTCTGCCTTGATCTGGACGCTGCCGTCCGGATCCACCGTGTCGGTGGCGTTCCACACCAGCGGCGCGGTCTTGCCGCCCGTGAGCGGGACGGGCCAGGCCGTAAGCGGCGTGCCGCCGGTGGTGACGTGGCCCGGAGGGATCTGCGTCCACGCGTCGGCCTCGGAACGCCGCCAGGAGAAGGACGCCTTGTCGTACTTGGCGCCGTCCGCCTCGGCGAGCAGCGGCAACCGGCGGGCGGTACGGTCGCCGGCGCCGGGCTGGACGAAACCGCCCGGGCCCGCGTGGAAGGTGTACGCGACCGGCTCGGACTTGTTGTCCGCCTTGTCGACGGCCCGTACCTCAAGGGTGTGGGTGCCGTCCTTGGGCGGGGTGACGGAGATGGCCTTGGCGCCGGAGGCGCCATCGGTGGGGACCTTGGTCCAGGTCTCGCCGTCCAGGGACCATTCCAGCCAGTTGTGGTCGGCCGCGGGCGGGGTGATGCTGAAGGTTCCGGCTTGGCCTGCGCCCTTGACCCAGCCGTTCGACGGGTAGTCGGTGGAGGTGACGGCGGACGGGGCGGACGGGGCGGAGGTGTCGACCGTGAAGGTCTTCCACGCCGACCAGCCGAGGTTGTAGTGGCTGCCGTCGTACGGGCTGGTGCGGAACTTGTACGTCTTGCCGTTCGTCAGCACACCCGCAGGGACGGTCACCGAGGCGACCTGTCCCGACGGCACGTACGGGGAGACCAGCACGTTGCCGACTTGGGTGTCGGTGGCGGAGTCGAAGATCTGGAAGGTGCCATTGACCTTGTCACCGTTCGCGTCCACGAAAGTGTCCCGCAGGACGGGCGTGACCGAATTGACCACGTAGGCGCCGCCGTAGGAGAAGAACGGCGCGCCCGCCTCCTGCTTCGTACCGGTACGGGGCCGGTAGTTGTAGGTGACGGTCAGCTTCGGCGGGTTCGAGGCCGCGTTGGCGGAGTTGACCCGCTTCCACTGCTTGATGTTGTTCTCGTCGGTGGCCCGCAGGCCCATGCCGGAGAAGGCCCACTTGTTGTTCGCCCAGTGCTGGACCAGGCTCGTGACGTCCGAGTTGATCCAGCCGTCGGGAGCAGAGGCGCAGCCGGGGTTGCCCTTGGTCTCGGTGGACGTGGCCATCTTGGTGACCATCGCCGGCTGGTTCGTCCAGCGCGAGGCGGTCGAGGCGTTGTTGGCGGTCCACGCCTCCCAGGGCTGGGCGGTGCAGTCGGTGTTGCCGGAGTGGAAGTTCCACAGCGACAGCTGGGCGTTGGAGACCAGCGCGTCGGCGACCGGCGCGGTGTTCCAGGTGATGAAGGAGCGGGCGGTGCGCCAGCTGCCGTCGGCGTTCTTGGTGCCCGGGTTGCCGAGGTCGAGCTCGGTGTCGTTGGACCAGTCGACGGTCTCGCCCTGCTGGACGTAGGTGTCGAACAGGTTGCCCAGCGAGGAGGTCGACGGGTCGACGGTCACCGGGTACTTCGTCGCCGCGTCCGCAAGGAAGCCCGCATCGGGCGTGACGACCAGGTCGACGCCGTCCTTGGTCTTGACGACCTTCAAGCCGACCTTCGCCCGACGGGTGTGCTCCCCGGAGACCGGATCGACCGTCGCGTCCCACATGACGGGCGCGGGCATCGTCGCCGTCTTCTTCGACTTCTTGTCGGTGAACAGCACGCTGCCGTCGGCCTGCTGCTCGACCTTCAGCCCCTTGGTCTTCAGCGGCAGCGTGTACGAGAAGCCCGCCGAAGGCTTCGCCTTGACCTCGACGAACTGCTCGAACCCGGTACGCGTGGCCTCGACGACCACGTCAGCGCCCGGCACGGCATCGGTGTAGGTGGCCCGGGTGCCGTCCAGCACCGGTGCCGGCAGCCCGCCACGCCACTGCAGCGTAATGGCGTCGTCGCCCTGCCCCAGCGTGACGAGGTCGGTGGCGGTGGCGGATTGGGCTGCCGCCAGCGACTGAGCCTTCGTACCCTTCTTGCCCGACAGCCGCAGCCCCTGCGGGTGCGCTTTGGACACGACCGAGCCGTCAGCGGCGCTGGTCAGATTCACATCCACATCGCGCCACTGCCCTTGGGGATCCCTGAAACGGATCGGGCCGGCGGACACCTCGGTGGTAAGCGACCCGTCCTTGTTGGCCCACGTCGTGGACGTCTCGGTCCGTTCGGACAGAGCCTCGACCCGCTTGCCCGACAGGCGGGCGGCCACTCGCGCGGAGGGTATGTCGGCGGCGGTGGTCGCCGTAGCGGCTCCAGCCTGGCCCTGCGGCTCGAGCTGAGGCGCGGCGATCGCCGGGTCGGAGCCCTGAAGCACCGAAACCGACATCACCACGGCCAGCCCCGCCGCAATCACTCCGAGTCTGCCTGGAGTGCCTGTCACCGAACGGGAACGTCTCCATGACGTCCCCGATCTGCTGCGCAAATACACAATCCCCCCATGGGATGTATTTCGTGAGCGCTTGAAGATCATCTAGCGCAGGCAGAACATAGCGTGGGCCATAGCCCGTCTAAACAGACGAACCATTAGCTATCCGACATCGGACTCGCTAAGCGTTACGTAAAGGTGAGCTGTGAAGCGGAACCTCCTGCATGCCGAGACGATGCGCGGGAGCGATGCCCGTCCGCCTCTGTTCGAAGTGCGTGGCCACCCCACCGTTCGCGGGGCGCCCTATGGCCCCCGACGTGCTGCTCCACCCTGAGCCGTCGTCCGGCCAGGCGCCGCGGCTTCCGGCGTCACAGCTTCCAACGTCGCGGTAAACGGAATGCACCTCACTACGACAACGACAGCCATGCCCTGCAGCAGACAGGCAAGCGCGCCGGCCCGAGGCGACAGAACCGCCCCGCGCATCCGTCCGCTTCCTGTGGCGCTAGGATCACCTCGCCGCAGGGCCCCCTGTCTTCCGAACAAGGTGGGTCGGCATGGCACGGCCTGCGGCACCAACGATTCGAAGCACCTGGGGGCATCCATGTCCGAGCACCGCCGATCACGGCGCGCCCGCATCCTGATTTGGATGGCCGCAGGGCTGACACTTGCCGCGACGACGGCAGTCAGCGCCAACGCCTTGACCTTCCGCGGCGCTGTGGTCGGGCGCGGCCTCCTGACTCCTTCCCTCTACGCAGGGCGTGTGTTCGACACCTGCACCGCACCCTCCCTCACCGCGATGAAGGCATGGCGCTCCGACCAGTTCTACGGTGGCGCGGCTGTCTACATCGGAGGGAAGAACCGAGGCTGCGCCCAGCCGCAACTGACCGCTTCCTGGGTGAAGTCAGTGGACGCAGCCGGCTGGAAGCTCGTGCCGCTCTACGTCGGCGCCCAGCCACCATGCCAGACCGGCAGCAATCCGGAACGGTTCACCACAGCCGATGCCGCCGCCGTCGGCACCGCGAACGGCAGTGACGCCGTCGCCAAGGCCTCGGCCCTGGGCATGAAGCCAGGCAGCGCCCTCTACCTGGACATGGAACCCTTCAACCTCTCCGACGCCCCCTGCCTCGACGCCGTCCTCACCTATGTCCGTGCCTGGGACAAAGCTGTCCGCACACAGCGCTACTGGCCGGGCATGTACGGGTTCACCAGCAGCAGCGCCGCCGCAGTGGCGAACGCCTCGGACCGCCGAGACCTCCCCGCCATTCTCTGGTACGCCCTGTGGGACAAGAACGAGACAACCACCGACGACTGGCGCTGGGACCCGAACCTGTACACCGGCCACCGCCGCGCCCACCAGTACGCAGCCAACAGCACCGAAACCCGCGGCGGCGTCACCCTCACCGTCGACCGCAGCACCTGGGACGCCCCGGTCGCAATCATCGCCAAATAACTTCCCAATCAGGATGTCAAGCGGGTCTGTCAATCGAACGGTGTATCGAGGGTGGTTGGGGTTACTGGCGGGCTGCGGAGAGTCGGCCGTCGAAGGTGATGTCGAAGGCGTTCAGGGCGGTCTTCCAGCGCATGGTCCAGCGAGCCTGGCCCTTGCCGGTGGGGTCAAGCGACATGATCGCCATGTAGACGCA
This genomic interval carries:
- a CDS encoding RHS repeat-associated core domain-containing protein, with product MAARLSGKRVEALSERTETSTTWANKDGSLTTEVSAGPIRFRDPQGQWRDVDVNLTSAADGSVVSKAHPQGLRLSGKKGTKAQSLAAAQSATATDLVTLGQGDDAITLQWRGGLPAPVLDGTRATYTDAVPGADVVVEATRTGFEQFVEVKAKPSAGFSYTLPLKTKGLKVEQQADGSVLFTDKKSKKTATMPAPVMWDATVDPVSGEHTRRAKVGLKVVKTKDGVDLVVTPDAGFLADAATKYPVTVDPSTSSLGNLFDTYVQQGETVDWSNDTELDLGNPGTKNADGSWRTARSFITWNTAPVADALVSNAQLSLWNFHSGNTDCTAQPWEAWTANNASTASRWTNQPAMVTKMATSTETKGNPGCASAPDGWINSDVTSLVQHWANNKWAFSGMGLRATDENNIKQWKRVNSANAASNPPKLTVTYNYRPRTGTKQEAGAPFFSYGGAYVVNSVTPVLRDTFVDANGDKVNGTFQIFDSATDTQVGNVLVSPYVPSGQVASVTVPAGVLTNGKTYKFRTSPYDGSHYNLGWSAWKTFTVDTSAPSAPSAVTSTDYPSNGWVKGAGQAGTFSITPPAADHNWLEWSLDGETWTKVPTDGASGAKAISVTPPKDGTHTLEVRAVDKADNKSEPVAYTFHAGPGGFVQPGAGDRTARRLPLLAEADGAKYDKASFSWRRSEADAWTQIPPGHVTTGGTPLTAWPVPLTGGKTAPLVWNATDTVDPDGSVQIKADFTGPNAATGATEPLTAVVDRNASGATSSEAGPGSVNLLTGNFGLSADDASAFGLSVSRTASSRTPDKGATQEGQAPIFGKEWVAGTVAEVGTADYSHIRRISDTSVAVIDSKGDELHFTANAAKNGWIPEPGAEGLVLTGSVTGTFTLSDSQGTVTAFTKPDPAVPTWQVSSTLRDGLTNTETKIVSGKTTYQGKAVAFPQWIIAPTSAAQAATCAATPATKGCRMLEFVYPASTTATTFTLGDVLGQVKSVRLWATAPGANASTAQEVAAYAYDSSGRLREAWNPQITPTLKTAYEYDSAGHVTRLTPPGELPWTFTYGKAGNTSTAGDGMLLKAARSGLKQATADVEEGTAATAVVYDVPLTGPAAPYGMGTADVKAWGQLDAPTDATAVFPADAVPASNDGGSLTAAAYKRATVHYMGVSGRESNLAAPGGYISTTEYDRFGNPVRELSAGNRAIALGSDSTAQATRADLGIEGLTTAERADLLANRTVYNDAGTRQLEEFGPLRRIDLTADLKSGTTVLVPVGSSVTARSWTVTEYDAGRPTNGTAKVSDQVTKVTTGAQVREYPTVQGETRAVETVYDWAKGLPIQTIKDPGGLAITETTEYDAQGRVTKQLLPGATGTDAATRVTAYWSATGSGTCQGRPEWADQVCSTGPAGTVTGSGSQPTQLPTTTTEYDWYGNPAKTIDTANGSTRTSTTTFDGAGRATKVAITGGVGQAVPDITTEYDPVTGRAVKTTSATGGSVTKAFDKLGRLISYTDADGGVTTTEYDLLNRPVKVADSAPSTVTYTYDHTAEPRGLPTAVSDSVAGTFQAVYGPNGSVATEKLPGGYTATVRQDPTGAAVARTYTRDSDGTAVYSDTVTETVHGQAASHAGWSTQDYRYDNIGRLTGVDDTSDTLCTRRGYTFDARANRKSLTTATGAPGAGCPTTGGTTTNSTHDSADRLVDTGYTYDAFGRTTALPGSTLGYYANDLAYQQTVNGTRQTWALDPALRFRSWTVETNNGSTWTQTASKLNHYSADGDNPRWIVENVSTGALTRNVDGIAGGLAATTGKSGSIVLQLTNVHGDVALQLPLDAGQAPVALDHDEYGNARADQAATRYGWLGANQRSTETAGGLTLMGVRLYSPAVGRFLSIDPIAGGSCNRYEYACADPRNKFDLGGTYLMERVQTDCNSFNCVRMRRICESSSHKCSLQWDMWFRRAWSGASIEAGWRWELSVGGHRVTSSSYNHTEVGWYNFHGYWYGNGARGKHSCWGFTCWNDPGDSVQFHAQGIARFGYTRYWWDRFQNFGGGGSYR
- a CDS encoding DUF1906 domain-containing protein, which codes for MAAGLTLAATTAVSANALTFRGAVVGRGLLTPSLYAGRVFDTCTAPSLTAMKAWRSDQFYGGAAVYIGGKNRGCAQPQLTASWVKSVDAAGWKLVPLYVGAQPPCQTGSNPERFTTADAAAVGTANGSDAVAKASALGMKPGSALYLDMEPFNLSDAPCLDAVLTYVRAWDKAVRTQRYWPGMYGFTSSSAAAVANASDRRDLPAILWYALWDKNETTTDDWRWDPNLYTGHRRAHQYAANSTETRGGVTLTVDRSTWDAPVAIIAK